The Bradyrhizobium betae genomic interval GCACTTCAAGGACTATCAATCGGCGATAGGGCCGAGGCATGATTCACGCAGCGGCGCCGCCGTGTTCTATCGCTACGGGCCGCGCCCGGTTCTCGGCGGCGAGGTGAATGGCGGCCTGCCGGTCGTGCACTTCGCCGTCATCGAACGCATGCTGTTCGGCTGCGACGATTATGCACCGATCATGCTTCCGGCGGACACGCTGGTGCTGATGCCGGACGGCCGCAAGCTGAACCTCACCGAGGACGCCACCCGCGAAGCGATGAAGCAGGCCTATCTGGCGAAGGCCCAGGGCCCGCGGCGCGAGAAGGAGGCCGAGGACTTCACCCGCATGAACACGCCCAGCGCCGAGATGGCCAGGCTGACACGCGACACCGTGTGGTGGCGGCGCGTCGCCTATTTCGCGCTGCTGGTCGCGGCCGGCGTGATCGCGGTCTGGCCGTGGATCGCGCGCTGGCTGATCGGGGTGTCGAAGGACAATGGGCTGCAAGGCACAATCGTGCTGCACGTCATCGCCACCTTCGACTGGCTCGCGGGCGCCGTGCTGGGTCCGCTGGCCAATCTGGTCAGAAATGTCATGCCATCCTATGCAGCGCCGTGGCTCGACATCACGCTGTATTACCCGTTCGCCACCTCGATCGTCCTGGCTGCCACCTACCTGATCTGGCGCAGGAACACGGTGCTGCGCGACATCATCCAGGAACGCGCGCGGCTGGCCTGGAGCAGACCACGCCGCATGGCAAGCCAGAAGCATGTCGACAAGCCCGGCAAGCTGCTCGGCTTCGCCCGGTGGATGCGGCTAAACGCGGGACCTGCCCGCTGGTTCTTCGCCAAGCTCGTGCTGCCGTTCGTCCTCCTCTTCATCATTTTCTATTCCGCGCTGCTGATTGGATCGACCAGCGTCTTCACGGCCCGGACCGCGACCGGAAGCATCTGCACGGCCCCCATGGCCAAGGATTCGGTCCCGCCAAAGGCGGAGGTCGGAACGCCTGTGCGCGACGAGCCGATCGAAGCCCGCGGCCTGTTCGCGACAAAGGAATTCTGCTGGTGGAGCGGCCTTGCGGTCGAGAAGGGGCGCAAGTACCGCGTCTGGGTCCAGGTCGAAGATCCCTGGTTCGACCGCACCATCATGAGCGGGACGAACGGCTTCAAGACCTACTTCGTGCAGCATTATCTCGCGTTGCCGACGCTTCGACAGTTCGGCGCCGCCTGGTTCCAGCCCGTGGTGCGCGTCGGCGCCAAGGGCATGAGTGACATTCCGCTGCAGGCCGTCGACGTCATGCCGGCCGAGGAATTGCCGCGCCGGATGCATCCGACCATTCCGCCCGAGGAGGATACGGACAAGACCGTGGGCGTGGGCAGGTATCCGACCCGGCTCGACGAGACCAGTGAATACGCGGCGCTTCCCGCCGACCATCCGCTCAAGCTGGCGCTGAGCAAGCTCGGCACTTTCGAGCCGGTGCCGAACGACAGCACGGCGCGCGCGATCTGGGAGAACCAGAAGCTGTCGAGACGGCTGGTCGCCGAATTCGTCGCGCCCGACGCCGGCGATCTGTTCTTCTATGTCAACGACGCCGTCCAGATCTACCCGGCCCTGCTTCCGGCATGGTTGCGGCCGGCGCAGCTCGACCTGGTCCAGGGGCCGTACGAACAGTTCTACAAGAACAATGCCGGCACCGCGCGCATCGTCGTGCAGCGGCTGCCAAGCCCACCCTTGCCGGCGGACAAGCCGTCCGCGACCAAGCAGTAGGCGCACCGCGTCCGGGGCGCTGGGCCCGCTCATCGGCCCCCATGATTATGGGTGTCGTGGCGCTCGCGCTGCGGCTAAACTTGGTCCTGCGCCGCGGGGGACACGCGGTGCGGGACGATGGACATGAGCGAACAGGGCGAGATGGGTGAAACCATCACCATCCTCCTCGTCGAGGACGACGCGCCGACCTGCTGGCGGCTGCAGGATGCGCTGGTCAAGGCCGGCTACGAGGTGCGCAGCGCAGGCACTCTCGGTGAGGCGCGCCAGGCCCTGAACGGCGGCGCGCCGCGCGTGCTGCTGACCGACCTGCGGCTGCCCGACGGCCACGGCATCGAGCTGATCCGCGAGACAAGGCAGCGCTTTCCCGACACCGAGATCATGGTGATCTCCGCGCTCGGCGACGAGGAAAGCGTGATCTCGGCGATCACGGTCGGCGCCACCGGCTATCTCCTGAAAGATGCCTTCCCGACCGACATCGCCGCCACGGTGCGCGATCTGGTCGCCGGCCATTCGCCAATCTCGGCCTCGATCGCCCGTTTCATCGTGCGCAGAACGCAAGGCGCGGCGCAGAACCCGGCCGATCCGCCGCCCGGCCCCGCGCTCAACACCGCACGGCTGACGCCCCGTGAGATCGACATCCTCTGGGGCATCGCCAAGGGCTTCAGCTATGCCGAGATCGCGAGCCATCTCGGCCTGTCCAGGCAGACCGTGCCCGGCCACATCAAGAACATCTATCGCAAGCTCGAAGTGCACACCCGCAGCGAGGCGGTGTTCGAGGCTGTGCAGCAAGGCCTGATCAAGCTGTGAGCGAGATCGCGGCGAAGGCTCGCGGGCGGCGGCGGCGACTTCTGTCGCGCCTGACACCCTATCTGCTGCTCCAGGCACTGATCCTGATCGCCACGATCCTCGGGCTGCGGCTGCTGCAGCCGAACGACCCCGAAGACTTCGCCCTGAACGGATTTACGCTACGCGAGGACGGCGCGACCCGTCCCGTATCGCTGCCGCATTTCACCTCGTCGCGTTACTCGCTTGCCGATCCTCCGCTCTACACCGGCACCTTCACGTTCCGGAACGGTGATACGACCTCGGGATGGTCGGTATTCCTGCCGCGCTTCAGCAACGCGGTGGAGGTCGCCGTCAACGGCGTCGTCGTGCTCGACTCCCGCCGCGATCCCAACGCCAACCGCCCGGACCGCAACACGCCGCAGATCGCGGCCATTCCTGCCTCGCTGCTGCATGACGGCAGCAACCAGATCACGGCGCGGCTTTTCGTATGGGGCCCGTTGAAGGGCTTCCTCGACACCGTCTATGTCGGGCCGGACGCCGCCCTGCGCCCGGCGTTCGAGACCCGCACGCTGCTGTTCGTCACGCTCCCGGTGGTGTTCTCGGCCTGGCAGTCGATCCTCGCCGTCATTCTCGCCATCATGTGGCTGATGCGGCGGCGCGAGCCGGTTTACGGGGTGCTGGCGGCAGCGATGGTGCTCGGCGTGGTGCAGGCGTTCGTGCCGCCGCCGGTGCCGCCGGCCACCATTTCGCGGCTTGCCGCAGTGCTGCTGGCATCGGCGCCGACCGAAAGCGCGCTGATCGTCGTTTTCGCCCTGCTGTTCTTCGATTGGCGCTGGCCGCGCTATGGCGCGCTGTTGTTCGTGCCGGGCATCGTGGTGTTCGTGGTCGGATTGCTGGGGGGCCCGCCGCTGCCGCGCATTCTCTTCCTGGTTCTCGGTATTCCCATGGTTGGCATCTGCCTGCTGCTGATGGCCAGCATCACGGCGACAGAGGTGGTGCGGAGGCAGGACGCCGCAAGCTTCACGATCGGCTGCGCCGTGACCATCGTGCTGACCTGCTGGATCCACGACATGCTGTCGGTGTTCGAGATCGTGACCAACGAACGCACATTCGTCTCCCGCCTGTCCTATTCGGCGATGCTGGTCGCGATCGGCGCCGGCCTGACGTGGCGTTTCGCCCGCGCGCTGAACCAGGTCGACAGCTTTGCCGGCCAGCTCGTGACCCGCGTGCGGGAGGCCGAGGAGCGGCTGAAGGCGAGCTTCGTGCGCGAGGAGGCGCGCGCCCGCGCCGCCGCGCTTGCCAACGAGCGCACGCGGCTGATGCGCGACCTGCATGACGGCCTTGGCGGCCAGCTCGTCAGCATCGTCGCACTTTCCGAGCGCGGCCAGGAGGGCGCCACCATCACGGACGCGGCGCGCGCCGCGCTGAAGGATCTGCGCCTCGTCATCGACTCCATGGACGACATCGGCGGCGACCTGATGCTCGCGCTCGGCTCCTGGCGCGAGCGCGCGGCGATGCAATTGCGGCCGCACGACATCGCGCTCGACTGGCGCGTGGCGACGCCGCAGGGCCTGCCGCTGCATCCGGAGCTGCGGCCATGGCACGTCATCCAGATCGTGCGCATCCTCGACGAGGCCGTGACCAACGCCGTCAAGCACGCGCAGGCTCGCCACATCACGGTGACCATCGAGACGCGTGACGACGGACAGGGGCCGTACGGCGTAATCAGCGTTGCCGACGACGGCAAGGGCTTCGAGCTGGCCTGCGAGGGCACGAGCCAGACCGCGCGAGGCCTGCGCAACATGCGAAGCCGCGCCGCGCGCTGCGGCGCCGCGTTCGATCTCAGCTCGGATTCCTCGGGCACACGCGTAAGGCTGCAATTGCCGCAGATTTTTCCCGACAGCGACGCCGCCGGAGGCTGAAAGGCCCCCTCCCCGAACGTGTGGGACGCGCGGAGAGGGGACGGGCGGGGTGAAATGCCCGCGGAGGACGGGGGGTTCGTCCGCGAGGCTCCTTCGCCCGAACTCTTCTTCCTCTCCCCGCCTGCGGGGAGAGGGTTGGGGTGAGGGGGAGTCTCCGCAAGGACGGAGACAGTTGGGTTCGTGGAGAGTCCCCCTCACCCGAATTCGAGCTACGCTCGAATTCGACCTCTCCCCGCAAGCGGGGCGAGGTAAAAAGATCAGCGCCTGCCGACGCGATTGACGGGACCGCCGCGATTCATCGGCGTTCCCGCCACACCGACGCCGGGCGCGCCGACACCGGGGGTGGCGACCGCCACCGCGGCAACCGGCGCCACAGGTGCAACCACCACCGCTGCGGTCGGCCGCACCACGCAGCCCTTGGGCACGCCGACCGTCTTGCAATAGACCACCGCCTGCGCCGGGCTCGTGCCCAGCGACACAAAAGCCGCGCCGGCCAGCATCATCACCGTCAGCCCGGCGCTCAGCGCTCCCACTTTCTTCGACATCTTGCTCTCCTGCTTCCCGTTCGGCGTCCCGATGCAATTACCGGGTCTCGCAGCCGACGTGCAGCCTGAATGGCAAAAGACGGCGCGCGGATACATGCCATGAAGATGGGGGTGCGGCGGCCGGGAGGGCGCGCCGATGCCATGATCATGGCATGGACCGGCCGCAGTCCTCCGCGAGATGGTCCGCCCCGCTTGATCCCAAACCAGACCCCCGACAATCCCCAAGAGGTGCTTCATGAAAACTTCGGTTCTTGCCGCGCTGCTGCTCGCCGCCGCTGCCCTGCCCGCCATAGCGCAATCCGGTCCGACTGTGCAGGAGCAGATGGCCTGCCGCAGCGACGCCAGCAAATTCTGCGCCGAGCATGTCGGCAAGCCGCCGCAGATGAATGCCTGCCTGCGCGAGAACAAGACGAAATTGTCCGACGGCTGTCGCAAGGTGGTGGAGTCGCGCGGGGGCTGATCCGGCCGTCATTCCGGGGCGCGCCAACGGCGCGAACCCGGAATCCATCTCGCCACGATCTTTGCGGATAGATGGATTCCGGGCCTGCGTGCTGTGCACGCATCCCGAAATGACGAAGAGCACAAATCTTGCAGGCACTCCGCGACATGAATGTCTTCGGAGTGCCTTTCAATGTACGACACCATCATCGTGGGCGCCGGTTCGGCCGGCTGCGTATTGGCCAATCGGCTATCGGCCGATCCGCATCGCAAGGTGCTGGTGCTGGAAGCGGGCCGGGCGGCACCGGTCGCCTCCGACATTCCGTCGGATTGGCCGACGATGTTCAACACGGCGGTGGACTGGAGCTATTACACCGAGCCGCAAGCGGGCTGCCGCGGGCGCCGGATCTTCTGGCCGCGCGGCAAGATGATCGGCGGCTCCGGCGCGATGAATGCGATGATCTATATCCGCGGCCTGCCCTCCGACTATGACGGCTGGGCGCAGGCTGGCTGCGAAGGCTGGGCATGGCGCGACGTGCTGCCGAAGCTCATCGCTTTCGAGAACAACGCGCGCTTCACCGACGATCCCTTCCACGGCACAAGCGGCCCGCTGCACGTCGCCGACGTTCCCCATGTCGACCCGAACGAGCTGAAATGGCTGGAGGCGGCGCAGGCCGCGGGGCTACCGCACAACCCCAATTTCAGCGACATCGCGACCATGATCGAAGGCGTGCGCATCAACCGCCGCATCGCCGCGCAGTTTCCGCTCAAGGAGATGATCGAAGGCGAGATCACGCCGAGCGCAGAGGCGGTGAGCGACGCCGAGATCGCCGAATATATTCGCGGCCATTGCACCACACTCTACCACGCCGCCTCGACCTGCCGGATGGGCACTGACGATCTGGCCGTCGTCGATCCCAAGCGGTTGCAGGTGCGCGGCATCGATGGCCTGCATGTCGCCGATGCCTCGGTGATCCCGATCATGATCTCGGGGAATATCCAGACGCCGACAATCCTGATCGCCGAGTGCGCAGCCACCGCGATTCTGGGCTAGGCGCTAGTCGTCGTCGGAACCGAACAGCATGATCCGAGGGCCTCGCGAGCGGCCAGGGACATCGCGGGCGTCGGAATCTGCGCGGACGTTGCGGGCCACGTCGTCCCAATCGGTGCGATC includes:
- a CDS encoding DUF2235 domain-containing protein, with translation MTHQDEALRGGPARPVDTHDDSGTAANASDARAPRKLVLFADGTGNAFTTQESSVWRLYEALDHTQPDQIAHYIKGVGTAGWAPLAALDGATGIGVPSNVRKLYRFLCWNWRPGDEIYIFGFSRGAFTARTLASMIASQGLVPAVIDNTPVSHEEMERNAMAAWREYRRGTVPLKKSLPTIWIARLIRDVLLYFYHLICRHRSYADVRAAMRGREEIDIEFLGLFDTVEAYGVPIEELRVAIDWAIWPISFRNHRPSKKVKHIRHALALDDERTTFHPLRIDQSHLAADQTVKEVWFVGVHSDIGGGYPESTLSFVPLVWMTDELQGRLRFQDGEIEHFKDYQSAIGPRHDSRSGAAVFYRYGPRPVLGGEVNGGLPVVHFAVIERMLFGCDDYAPIMLPADTLVLMPDGRKLNLTEDATREAMKQAYLAKAQGPRREKEAEDFTRMNTPSAEMARLTRDTVWWRRVAYFALLVAAGVIAVWPWIARWLIGVSKDNGLQGTIVLHVIATFDWLAGAVLGPLANLVRNVMPSYAAPWLDITLYYPFATSIVLAATYLIWRRNTVLRDIIQERARLAWSRPRRMASQKHVDKPGKLLGFARWMRLNAGPARWFFAKLVLPFVLLFIIFYSALLIGSTSVFTARTATGSICTAPMAKDSVPPKAEVGTPVRDEPIEARGLFATKEFCWWSGLAVEKGRKYRVWVQVEDPWFDRTIMSGTNGFKTYFVQHYLALPTLRQFGAAWFQPVVRVGAKGMSDIPLQAVDVMPAEELPRRMHPTIPPEEDTDKTVGVGRYPTRLDETSEYAALPADHPLKLALSKLGTFEPVPNDSTARAIWENQKLSRRLVAEFVAPDAGDLFFYVNDAVQIYPALLPAWLRPAQLDLVQGPYEQFYKNNAGTARIVVQRLPSPPLPADKPSATKQ
- a CDS encoding response regulator transcription factor, whose amino-acid sequence is MSEQGEMGETITILLVEDDAPTCWRLQDALVKAGYEVRSAGTLGEARQALNGGAPRVLLTDLRLPDGHGIELIRETRQRFPDTEIMVISALGDEESVISAITVGATGYLLKDAFPTDIAATVRDLVAGHSPISASIARFIVRRTQGAAQNPADPPPGPALNTARLTPREIDILWGIAKGFSYAEIASHLGLSRQTVPGHIKNIYRKLEVHTRSEAVFEAVQQGLIKL
- a CDS encoding sensor histidine kinase is translated as MSEIAAKARGRRRRLLSRLTPYLLLQALILIATILGLRLLQPNDPEDFALNGFTLREDGATRPVSLPHFTSSRYSLADPPLYTGTFTFRNGDTTSGWSVFLPRFSNAVEVAVNGVVVLDSRRDPNANRPDRNTPQIAAIPASLLHDGSNQITARLFVWGPLKGFLDTVYVGPDAALRPAFETRTLLFVTLPVVFSAWQSILAVILAIMWLMRRREPVYGVLAAAMVLGVVQAFVPPPVPPATISRLAAVLLASAPTESALIVVFALLFFDWRWPRYGALLFVPGIVVFVVGLLGGPPLPRILFLVLGIPMVGICLLLMASITATEVVRRQDAASFTIGCAVTIVLTCWIHDMLSVFEIVTNERTFVSRLSYSAMLVAIGAGLTWRFARALNQVDSFAGQLVTRVREAEERLKASFVREEARARAAALANERTRLMRDLHDGLGGQLVSIVALSERGQEGATITDAARAALKDLRLVIDSMDDIGGDLMLALGSWRERAAMQLRPHDIALDWRVATPQGLPLHPELRPWHVIQIVRILDEAVTNAVKHAQARHITVTIETRDDGQGPYGVISVADDGKGFELACEGTSQTARGLRNMRSRAARCGAAFDLSSDSSGTRVRLQLPQIFPDSDAAGG
- a CDS encoding cysteine rich repeat-containing protein, whose protein sequence is MKTSVLAALLLAAAALPAIAQSGPTVQEQMACRSDASKFCAEHVGKPPQMNACLRENKTKLSDGCRKVVESRGG
- a CDS encoding GMC oxidoreductase, coding for MYDTIIVGAGSAGCVLANRLSADPHRKVLVLEAGRAAPVASDIPSDWPTMFNTAVDWSYYTEPQAGCRGRRIFWPRGKMIGGSGAMNAMIYIRGLPSDYDGWAQAGCEGWAWRDVLPKLIAFENNARFTDDPFHGTSGPLHVADVPHVDPNELKWLEAAQAAGLPHNPNFSDIATMIEGVRINRRIAAQFPLKEMIEGEITPSAEAVSDAEIAEYIRGHCTTLYHAASTCRMGTDDLAVVDPKRLQVRGIDGLHVADASVIPIMISGNIQTPTILIAECAATAILG